CAGCTGCCCACGCCCGCCGGCGAACGCTGAGCCTGCGCCGCCACCATGCAATGGCGTCTGGATCAGCTCGGCGCGCACCTGAGCAAAGGCCCCCTCAAGCCGGTCTACACCCTGCACGGCGACGAGGCCCTGCTGCAGCAGGAAGCGGGTGATGCGGTGCGTGCGGCGGCCCGACAGGCCGGCTACACCGAACGGCAGGTGCACACGGTCACCGGGGCGCATTTCGACTGGAGCAGTCTGCTGGGCGCGGCCAGCGAAATGTCGCTGTTTGGCGACCGCCAGCTCATCGAGATCCGCATCCCGTCGGGCAAGCCGGGCAAAGACGGTTCCCAGGCCCTGCAACAGTACGCGCAGGCTGCCGCTGGCAACGACGGGCTGCTCACGCTGATCACCCTGCCCCGGCTGGACAAGCAGCAGCAATCCAGCGCCTGGTTCACCGCGTTGGACGGCGTGGGCCTGAGCCTGCGCTGCGACCCCATCGAGCGCCAGGCCCTGCCCGGGTGGATCGCTCAGCGCCTGGCGACCCAAGGACAGCAGGTCGAACCTGGCGAGCTGGGTCAGCGCACCCTCGCTTTTTTTGCCGACCGGGTAGAGGGCAATCTGCTGGCCGCCCACCAGGAAATCATCAAGCTGGGCCTGCTGCATGGCCCTGGCACCCTCACGGCCGAGCACATTGAAGCCGCGGTGGTGGACGTGGCCCGCTTCAACGTGTTCAAACTCAGCGAGACCGTGCTGTCCGGTCAGATCGACCGCACCCTGCGCATGCTGGACGGGCTGGAAGCTGAAGGTGAGGCCGCCGTGCTCGTGCACTGGACGCTGAGCGAAGACATCCTCACCCTGCAACGTGCCCGCAAGGCCATGGACGCCGGCAAGCCTGTGCCGATGGTGCTGCGCGAGTTGCGGGTCTGGGGCCCCCGTGAGCGTCACTTCGAACGCATCCTGCCGCGCATCAAGCCCGCCATGGTCAGCCGGCTGCTGGCCTCGGCGGCGGCGGTCGATGGCGTGGTCAAGGGCCTGCGTCACCCGCAGTGGCCCGCCGATCCCTGGGAGGCCATCCGCCGCCTGGCGGTGCAACTGGGGCGGGCGGCGGCCTGACACAAGTGCAGGAAAGCCCCCAAGCGACACCGGTGCAACCCTGTCTATAGTCGGGGTTGCCCCAATGACCCACGTTCGATGCCGAGCGTGATGACCACGGAAGCCCTGAGTTGTGCCCGCCTCCGCCTGCCTCCCACTGAACCGATCCGAACACCTGTACTGGGCTGGCGAAGGCCTGTTCGGGCCCATGAACCAGCCCTACATGCTGCGCTTTGATGGCCCGGTAGACGAAGCCCTGGTGCGTCGCACCTTGCGCACCATGCTGACGGCCTTTCCCCGCATGCGGGGCGTCATCAACCCCGGCATCGTGCGCTACCACCTGCGCATCCTGCCCGACGATGCCCATGCCGACCTGCTGTTCGACGACGCCTATCGCATCCAGCCCGGCATTGACCCCACCGACACGGCCGCACTGCAGGCCTTTCATGGCCCCTTCCTGAACGAGGCCATGCCCCTGGAGCGGGGCCTGCCCTGGCGGGCGCGGTTCTTCCCGCACCCCACCCAGCCGGCCCTGATGTTCTCGATGCACCACATCATGGGCGATGGCCGCTCGATGGTGCAGTTGATGTGCGCCATCATGGCCGGCCTCAATGGACGGCCCATCACCCCCTGCCCGCTGGAGTCGCCCTCGATGCTGCCCGCGGTGCTGCCCAAGCGCTGGCCAGAATGGCCGGCCAGCATCAGCGCCTGGTGGCGGACCTTGCAGGCCGACAAACAAGCCGCACGCGGGCAACGCGTGCTCAGCCTGGCCACCCACCGTGCCACCGAGTTTGCGCCCACCACCGTGCACTACAAAACACTGGGCACCTCGGCCAAGGGGCTGCGCGAGCTGTCCAAATCACTCAACACCACCAGCAACACCCTGCTGACGGCCCTCATTGCCCAGACCTTTCTGGCCATGGCACCCAACGACCCCCAGGCGGTCGCGGCCATCCGCATCTCGGTCGACCTGCGCCGGTACTTCCCTGAAGGCCAGGCGCCCCAATTCGGCAACCACGTGGCCACCTTCGTGGTGCGTGCCACCCACCAGCCCAGCCTGGCGCAGCAAATTGCCTCGCTGGACGCCCAGGTCAAGGCCGGGCTGGCCCGCCTCGAGCGACGCGAACAGGCCCTGCCCCTGTTGCTGTACGAATGGCTGCCCTTGATCGGTCGCACGCTGTACAGCAAGATCCTGCTGCAGGCCAAGCGCAAGGGCTCTCTTGAGCAAGTGAGTATTCACTTCACCAACCTGGGGTCGGCAGAATTCATCAACCCCGAAGGGGCTGAGCGCAGGCTCGCCGAGATGTGGCCGATCACCAACAGCACCGGTCTGCTGATCGCTGCACTCACCTTGAATGATCGCCAGTTGTTTTCAGTGTGCCATCCCCGAAACGACCACCCGGTGGAAGCGGTCGAGCGGTTCATGGACAACCTCGATCAGCAGGTGACATCGCTGATCGAGCTGGGCGCCCAACCCTGAGCCGCACGGGTGGTGTGTGACGCACCGCGTGTGATGCCCTGCACGAAAAGCCCGGTTTTCCGGGCGCTCTTGGAGGCCACAGACCTTCACCAGACCGCCATCATGGCCGACAACAAGATGTCAGATGTTGTGACACCTTCGGACTGCGCCCATGATCGCCACGCCCACACCAGTAGCCAGCCTCCCCTGCGCGCCGCGCCCCCTGTCGGCGCAGGTGACGCCCGCTGCCGACGACCACACCGCGCCAACGGACACCACCCCCACCCCCGGGACGGCCGACCATTCTCACGCCCACTGGCTGGACCTGGCGCTGGCCGTCTGGCTGGATGACGCCGGCACGCAG
This genomic window from Aquabacterium sp. A3 contains:
- a CDS encoding condensation domain-containing protein encodes the protein MNQPYMLRFDGPVDEALVRRTLRTMLTAFPRMRGVINPGIVRYHLRILPDDAHADLLFDDAYRIQPGIDPTDTAALQAFHGPFLNEAMPLERGLPWRARFFPHPTQPALMFSMHHIMGDGRSMVQLMCAIMAGLNGRPITPCPLESPSMLPAVLPKRWPEWPASISAWWRTLQADKQAARGQRVLSLATHRATEFAPTTVHYKTLGTSAKGLRELSKSLNTTSNTLLTALIAQTFLAMAPNDPQAVAAIRISVDLRRYFPEGQAPQFGNHVATFVVRATHQPSLAQQIASLDAQVKAGLARLERREQALPLLLYEWLPLIGRTLYSKILLQAKRKGSLEQVSIHFTNLGSAEFINPEGAERRLAEMWPITNSTGLLIAALTLNDRQLFSVCHPRNDHPVEAVERFMDNLDQQVTSLIELGAQP
- the holA gene encoding DNA polymerase III subunit delta — encoded protein: MQWRLDQLGAHLSKGPLKPVYTLHGDEALLQQEAGDAVRAAARQAGYTERQVHTVTGAHFDWSSLLGAASEMSLFGDRQLIEIRIPSGKPGKDGSQALQQYAQAAAGNDGLLTLITLPRLDKQQQSSAWFTALDGVGLSLRCDPIERQALPGWIAQRLATQGQQVEPGELGQRTLAFFADRVEGNLLAAHQEIIKLGLLHGPGTLTAEHIEAAVVDVARFNVFKLSETVLSGQIDRTLRMLDGLEAEGEAAVLVHWTLSEDILTLQRARKAMDAGKPVPMVLRELRVWGPRERHFERILPRIKPAMVSRLLASAAAVDGVVKGLRHPQWPADPWEAIRRLAVQLGRAAA